The following are encoded in a window of Manihot esculenta cultivar AM560-2 chromosome 8, M.esculenta_v8, whole genome shotgun sequence genomic DNA:
- the LOC110620940 gene encoding signal recognition particle 43 kDa protein, chloroplastic, with the protein MESLIGNQCLSRLKISANLTIPSSSFFSHNQFPNFKSPHINYKPTFTSFAIQNQETQNPLQENATANAAQDDESYGEVSKIIGSRALEGGTGMEYLIEWKDGHAPSWVPSNYIAKDVVAEYETPWWNAAKKADEPALSRILNDDDGRDVDAVDSYGRTALLFVSGLGSEACVKLLAEAGAALNHQDNSGGLTALHMAAGYVQPGVVKLLIDLGADPEVQDDRGLTPLDLAKEILKVTPKGNPMQFARRLGLENVIKILNEEIFEYAEVQEILEKRGKGDKTEYLVKWKDGSDNEWVKAQFIGEDLVRDFEAGLEYAVAEGVIGKRIGDDGKNEFLVKWTDIDEATWEPEENVDPDLIKEYAEAQLTKNENGSS; encoded by the coding sequence ATGGAGAGTCTCATTGGTAACCAATGTCTTTCTCGTCTCAAAATCTCTGCCAACCTCACAatcccttcttcttccttcttttcccaTAATCAATTTCCAAACTTCAAAAGTCCCCATATCAATTATAAGCCCACCTTCACTTCATTTGCCATCCAAAATCAAGAAACGCAGAACCCACTTCAAGAAAACGCCACCGCCAACGCTGCCCAAGATGACGAGTCCTACGGCGAAGTTAGCAAGATCATTGGCAGCAGAGCCCTCGAAGGTGGCACCGGCATGGAGTACTTGATAGAATGGAAAGACGGCCATGCCCCTTCATGGGTACCATCAAATTACATCGCCAAAGATGTCGTTGCTGAGTACGAAACCCCATGGTGGAACGCAGCCAAAAAAGCCGACGAGCCAGCTCTCAGCCGAATTCTCAACGACGATGATGGACGTGATGTCGATGCTGTCGATAGTTACGGCCGCACTGCATTACTTTTCGTATCCGGTCTCGGCTCCGAAGCTTGTGTTAAACTCCTCGCCGAAGCTGGGGCAGCTTTGAACCACCAAGACAACAGTGGCGGCTTAACGGCGCTTCACATGGCAGCCGGATACGTGCAGCCGGGTGTGGTAAAGTTGTTAATCGATCTCGGGGCGGATCCTGAGGTGCAAGACGATCGAGGATTGACACCGTTAGATTTGGCTAAAGAAATTCTGAAAGTGACCCCAAAAGGCAACCCAATGCAATTTGCTAGAAGATTGGGGCTagaaaatgtaataaaaattttaaacgagGAAATATTCGAGTACGCGGAGGTGCAGGAGATACTGGAGAAGAGAGGGAAGGGTGATAAAACGGAGTATTTGGTGAAATGGAAGGACGGTAGTGATAACGAGTGGGTAAAAGCCCAATTCATCGGCGAGGATTTAGTGAGGGATTTTGAGGCAGGACTAGAGTATGCTGTAGCAGAGGGAGTTATTGGTAAAAGAATTGGTGATGATGGGAAGAATGAATTTCTTGTAAAATGGACGGATATTGATGAGGCCACGTGGGAGCCTGAAGAGAATGTTGATCCTGATTTGATCAAGGAGTATGCAGAGGCCCAGTTAACCAAGAATGAGAATGGATCTTCTTGA
- the LOC110620939 gene encoding sucrose nonfermenting 4-like protein isoform X1, with translation MFGSGAATAHDNAGVVPMRFVWPYGGRSVFLSFSFTGWTEHIPMSPMEGCPTVFQVICSLTPGHHQYKFFVDGQWRHDEHQRSVSGNYGVVNTVFVPRELYMDPPVFDLETSGSNMELDDVFSRTEAIARVSEADFQVSHHRISAFLATHTAYELLPESGKVVALDVNVPVKQAFHILHEQRVPMAPLWDFLKGQFVGVLSALDFILILRELGNNGSNLTEEELETHSISAWKEGKLHLSRQMDGNGRAHPKHLVHAGPYDSLKDVALKILQNKVSTIPIIHSSSRDGSFPQLLHLASLSGILKCICRHFRHSASSLPVLQLPICRIPLGTWVPKIGESNAQPFAMLRPNASLGDALSLLVQAEVSSIPIVDDNDSLLDIYSRSDITALAKDKAYAQIHLDEISIHQALQLGQDANSPYGFYNGQRCQMCLGSDPLHKVMEQLANPGVRRLLIVEAGSKRVEGIISLSDVFNFLLG, from the exons ATGTTTGGTTCTGGTGCAGCGACTGCCCATGATAATGCTGGAGTGGTTCCTATGCGCTTTGTGTGGCCTTACGGAGGGAGGAGTGTGTTTCTCAGTTTCTCTTTCACTGG TTGGACTGAACACATACCTATGTCTCCAATGGAGGGTTGCCCGACTGTGTTCCAAGTTATTTGCAGCTTAACACCGGGACACCACCAG TACAAATTTTTTGTTGACGGACAATGGCGGCATGATGAGCACCAACGTTCTGTAAGTGGGAATTATGGGGTAGTAAATACTGTTTTTGTACCAAGGGAACTGTACATGGATCCTCCAGTTTTTGATCTCGAGACATCTGGATCTAATATGGAGCTGGATGATGTCTTTTCACGTACA GAAGCAATCGCGAGGGTGTCAGAAGCTGATTTCCAGGTTTCTCATCACCGTATTTCTGCATTCTTAGCCACACATACTGCATATGAGCTGCTTCCTGAGTCAGGCAAG GTTGTTGCCTTGGATGTTAATGTACCAGTTAAGCAAGCATTCCATATTCTCCATGAACAG CGTGTCCCTATGGCTCCTCTTTGGGACTTTCTAAAGGGCCAGTTTGTTGGAGTTCTCAGTGCACTGGACTTTATCTTGATTCTGAGGGAG CTGGGGAATAATGGATCTAACTTGACGGAGGAAGAATTGGAGACACATAGTATATCAGCTTGGAAGGAAGGAAAATTACATCTTAGCAGACAAATGGATGGCAATGGGAGAGCACATCCTAAACATCTTGTACAT GCTGGGCCGTACGATTCCTTGAAAGATGTTGCATTGAAAATTTTGCAAAACAAAGTATCGACAATTCCCATTATTCATTCTTCTTCACGAGACGGTTCATTTCCCCAGCTATTGCATCTTGCTTCTCTTTCAGGAATACTAAAGT GTATATGCAGGCACTTTAGGCACTCTGCTAGCTCCTTGCCTGTTCTTCAACTACCAATTTGTAGAATTCCTCTAGGTACATGGGTTCCAAAAATTGGGGAATCAAATGCACAGCCATTTGCTATGTTGCGACCAAATGCTTCTCTTGGTGATGCCCTATCTCTGTTAGTTCAGG CTGAAGTAAGTTCAATACCAATTGTAGATGACAATGATTCACTCTTAGACATATACTCAAGGAG TGATATCACTGCTTTGGCAAAAGACAAAGCCTATGCACAGATTCATCTTGATGAAATCAGTATCCATCAG GCATTGCAATTGGGACAAGATGCAAATTCACCGTATGGATTCTACAATGGACAGAGATGTCAGATGTGTTTGGGATCCGATCCTCTACACAAAGTGATGGAGCAATTGGCAAATCCTG GTGTAAGGAGACTTTTGATTGTGGAGGCTGGTAGCAAGCGTGTTGAAGGGATCATCTCCTTGAGTGATGTGTTCAATTTTCTGCTTGGTTAG
- the LOC110620939 gene encoding sucrose nonfermenting 4-like protein isoform X3 codes for MRFVWPYGGRSVFLSFSFTGWTEHIPMSPMEGCPTVFQVICSLTPGHHQYKFFVDGQWRHDEHQRSVSGNYGVVNTVFVPRELYMDPPVFDLETSGSNMELDDVFSRTEAIARVSEADFQVSHHRISAFLATHTAYELLPESGKVVALDVNVPVKQAFHILHEQRVPMAPLWDFLKGQFVGVLSALDFILILRELGNNGSNLTEEELETHSISAWKEGKLHLSRQMDGNGRAHPKHLVHAGPYDSLKDVALKILQNKVSTIPIIHSSSRDGSFPQLLHLASLSGILKCICRHFRHSASSLPVLQLPICRIPLGTWVPKIGESNAQPFAMLRPNASLGDALSLLVQAEVSSIPIVDDNDSLLDIYSRSDITALAKDKAYAQIHLDEISIHQALQLGQDANSPYGFYNGQRCQMCLGSDPLHKVMEQLANPGVRRLLIVEAGSKRVEGIISLSDVFNFLLG; via the exons ATGCGCTTTGTGTGGCCTTACGGAGGGAGGAGTGTGTTTCTCAGTTTCTCTTTCACTGG TTGGACTGAACACATACCTATGTCTCCAATGGAGGGTTGCCCGACTGTGTTCCAAGTTATTTGCAGCTTAACACCGGGACACCACCAG TACAAATTTTTTGTTGACGGACAATGGCGGCATGATGAGCACCAACGTTCTGTAAGTGGGAATTATGGGGTAGTAAATACTGTTTTTGTACCAAGGGAACTGTACATGGATCCTCCAGTTTTTGATCTCGAGACATCTGGATCTAATATGGAGCTGGATGATGTCTTTTCACGTACA GAAGCAATCGCGAGGGTGTCAGAAGCTGATTTCCAGGTTTCTCATCACCGTATTTCTGCATTCTTAGCCACACATACTGCATATGAGCTGCTTCCTGAGTCAGGCAAG GTTGTTGCCTTGGATGTTAATGTACCAGTTAAGCAAGCATTCCATATTCTCCATGAACAG CGTGTCCCTATGGCTCCTCTTTGGGACTTTCTAAAGGGCCAGTTTGTTGGAGTTCTCAGTGCACTGGACTTTATCTTGATTCTGAGGGAG CTGGGGAATAATGGATCTAACTTGACGGAGGAAGAATTGGAGACACATAGTATATCAGCTTGGAAGGAAGGAAAATTACATCTTAGCAGACAAATGGATGGCAATGGGAGAGCACATCCTAAACATCTTGTACAT GCTGGGCCGTACGATTCCTTGAAAGATGTTGCATTGAAAATTTTGCAAAACAAAGTATCGACAATTCCCATTATTCATTCTTCTTCACGAGACGGTTCATTTCCCCAGCTATTGCATCTTGCTTCTCTTTCAGGAATACTAAAGT GTATATGCAGGCACTTTAGGCACTCTGCTAGCTCCTTGCCTGTTCTTCAACTACCAATTTGTAGAATTCCTCTAGGTACATGGGTTCCAAAAATTGGGGAATCAAATGCACAGCCATTTGCTATGTTGCGACCAAATGCTTCTCTTGGTGATGCCCTATCTCTGTTAGTTCAGG CTGAAGTAAGTTCAATACCAATTGTAGATGACAATGATTCACTCTTAGACATATACTCAAGGAG TGATATCACTGCTTTGGCAAAAGACAAAGCCTATGCACAGATTCATCTTGATGAAATCAGTATCCATCAG GCATTGCAATTGGGACAAGATGCAAATTCACCGTATGGATTCTACAATGGACAGAGATGTCAGATGTGTTTGGGATCCGATCCTCTACACAAAGTGATGGAGCAATTGGCAAATCCTG GTGTAAGGAGACTTTTGATTGTGGAGGCTGGTAGCAAGCGTGTTGAAGGGATCATCTCCTTGAGTGATGTGTTCAATTTTCTGCTTGGTTAG
- the LOC110620937 gene encoding probable linoleate 9S-lipoxygenase 5, whose translation MFQNIVDAITGDDNGKKKTKCASGECKKIKGTVVLMKKNVLDFNDFHASVLDRVHELFGHGVSLQLVSSVNCSDSAENGLQGKVGEPAYLEDWITTIAPLTPGDSAFKVAFDWDDEIALPGAFIIKNNHHSEFYLKTLTLEDVPGQGRIHFICNSWVYPAKLYKKDRIFFANKTYLPHETPIPLRKYREEELVNLRGDGKGELQEWDRVYDYAYYNDLGDPDKGPKYVRPILGGSAEYPYPRRGRTGRPPAESDPNYESRLPILMSLNIYVPRDERFGHLKMADFLAYALKSIVQFVKPELEALFDSTPNDFDSFDDVLKLYEGGIELPDGPLLDNIRKNIPQEMLKEIFRTDGEQLFKFPTPQVIKESKTAWRTDEEFGREMLAGVNPVIIRCLEEFPPESNLDSKFYGDQNSKISEEHIKNRLDGLTIDEAIKNKKLYILDHHDTVMPYLRRINATSTKTYATRTLLFLKDDGTLKPLAIELSLPHPEGDKLGAISKVCTPAEHGIEGSIWQLAKAYVAVIDSGIHQLISHWLHTHAAIEPFVIATNRHLSVLHPIYKLLQPHFRDTMNINAVARQTLINAGGLLEFTVFPAKYAMEMTSMAYKSWNFTEQALPQDLIKRGVAVEDPNSKHGLRLLVKDYPYAVDGLEIWSAIREWVKDYCSFYYETDDMVIKDPELQSWWKELREVGHGDKKDEPWWPKMQNREELTESCTIIIWLASAFHAAINFGQYPYGGYLPNRPSISRRFMPEIGTPEFEELKTNPDKAFFKTITAQLQTVIGISLIEILSRHSSDEVYLGQRDTPEWTTDDKPLEAFKEFGKKLEKIEERILEMNKDGELKNRVGPVMMPYTLLVPNSDVGLTGRGIPNSVSI comes from the exons ATGTTTCAGAACATAGTGGATGCCATTACTGGTGACGATAATGGCAAAAAGAAGACTAAGTGCGCAAGTGGAGAGTGCAAGAAGATCAAAGGTACTGTCGTTTTGATGAAAAAGAATGTTTTAGACTTCAATGACTTCCATGCTTCTGTTCTTGATCGTGTTCATGAGTTGTTTGGCCATGGAGTTTCTCTGCAACTCGTTAGTTCTGTCAACTGCAGTGACTCAGCAG AAAATGGTCTTCAGGGGAAAGTAGGAGAGCCTGCATATTTGGAAGATTGGATTACTACAATCGCTCCCTTAACGCCAGGAGACTCAGCATTCAAAGTCGCCTTTGATTGGGATGATGAGATTGCACTTCCAGGAGCATTCATCATAAAAAACAATCATCACAGTGAATTTTACCTGAAAACTCTCACTCTTGAAGACGTTCCTGGGCAAGGTCGAATCCATTTCATCTGCAACTCATGGGTTTACCCTGCCAAGCTTTATAAGAAAGATCGCATTTTCTTTGCAAACAAG ACATATTTGCCACATGAGACACCGATTCCGCTGCGTAAGTACAGGGAGGAAGAATTGGTGAACTTGAGAGGAGATGGAAAAGGAGAGCTCCAAGAATGGGATCGTGTCTATGACTATGCCTACTACAATGATTTGGGAGATCCTGATAAGGGACCAAAGTATGTCCGTCCAATCCTTGGAGGGTCTGCCGAGTATCCTTATCCTCGCAGGGGAAGAACTGGCAGACCACCAGCTGAATCAG ATCCCAACTATGAAAGCAGGCTGCCAATTCTCATGAGTTTGAACATTTATGTTCCAAGAGATGAACGATTTGGCCACTTGAAGATGGCCGACTTCCTTGCTTATGCACTGAAATCTATTGTCCAGTTTGTTAAACCTGAACTAGAGGCTCTATTTGACAGCACCCCCAATGATTTTGACTCTTTTGATGATGTGTTAAAGCTCTATGAGGGAGGGATTGAGTTGCCTGATGGCCCCCTACTAGATAACATAAGGAAAAACATTCCACAGGAGATGCTTAAGGAAATTTTCCGAACAGATGGCGAGCAGCTTTTCAAATTTCCAACACCTCAAGTAATCAAAG AGAGCAAGACTGCTTGgaggactgatgaagaattTGGCAGAGAAATGCTGGCCGGTGTAAACCCTGTCATCATTCGTTGTCTCGAG GAATTCCCTCCAGAAAGCAATCTAGACAGCAAATTTTATGGTGATCAAAACAGTAAAATAAGTGAAGAACATATAAAGAATAGACTAGATGGACTGACCATAGATGAG GCAATCAAGAACAAGAAGCTATACATATTAGATCACCATGATACAGTCATGCCATACCTGAGGCGGATAAATGCTACTTCCACAAAGACATATGCAACCAGGACCCTacttttcttgaaagatgatgGTACTCTTAAGCCTCTTGCGATCGAATTAAGCTTGCCTCATCCTGAGGGAGATAAACTCGGTGCCATTAGCAAAGTATGCACACCAGCTGAGCATGGCATTGAAGGTTCCATATGGCAACTGGCTAAAGCATATGTGGCTGTAATTGATTCTGGCATTCACCAGCTTATCAGCCACTG GTTGCACACCCATGCAGCGATCGAGCCATTTGTGATTGCAACAAATAGGCATCTAAGTGTGCTTCATCCAATATACAAACTTCTGCAACCTCACTTCCGGGACACAATGAACATAAATGCAGTGGCTAGACAAACACTAATTAATGCTGGTGGATTGTTGGAGTTTACAGTATTTCCGGCAAAGTATGCCATGGAAATGACATCCATGGCTTACAAAAGCTGGAATTTCACTGAGCAAGCACTCCCTCAGGATCTAATTAAGAG AGGAGTGGCAGTTGAAGATCCTAATTCCAAACATGGTCTCCGTCTACTGGTAAAAGACTATCCCTATGCCGTTGATGGGCTTGAGATATGGTCAGCAATTAGAGAATGGGTGAAAGACTATTGCTCCTTTTACTACGAGACAGATGACATGGTCATAAAGGATCCTGAACTCCAATCATGGTGGAAGGAACTCCGTGAGGTAGGCCACGGCGACAAGAAAGATGAGCCCTGGTGGCCTAAAATGCAGAACAGGGAAGAGCTGACAGAATCATGCACCATAATAATATGGCTGGCATCTGCTTTCCATGCTGCAATCAACTTTGGTCAATACCCTTATGGAGGCTACCTCCCCAATCGTCCAAGCATAAGCCGCAGGTTCATGCCTGAAATAGGCACTCCTGAATTTGAGGAGCTTAAAACAAACCCCGATAAGGCTTTCTTTAAAACAATCACTGCCCAGTTGCAGACTGTTATTGGCATTTCCCTTATAGAAATTTTGTCAAGGCATTCATCAGATGAAGTGTATCTTGGGCAGAGAGACACGCCTGAATGGACAACAGATGACAAACCATTAGAGGCGTTCAAGGAATTTGGAAAGAAGCTGGAAAAAATTGAGGAGAGGATTCTAGAGATGAACAAAGATGGGGAATTGAAGAACCGTGTTGGACCAGTTATGATGCCATACACCTTGTTAGTTCCTAACAGCGACGTTGGACTTACTGGCAGGGGAATTCCCAATAGCGTTTCGATCTAG
- the LOC110620939 gene encoding sucrose nonfermenting 4-like protein isoform X2 has product MFGSGAATAHDNAGVVPMRFVWPYGGRSVFLSFSFTGWTEHIPMSPMEGCPTVFQVICSLTPGHHQYKFFVDGQWRHDEHQRSVSGNYGVVNTVFVPRELYMDPPVFDLETSGSNMELDDVFSRTEAIARVSEADFQVSHHRISAFLATHTAYELLPESGKVVALDVNVPVKQAFHILHEQRVPMAPLWDFLKGQFVGVLSALDFILILRELGNNGSNLTEEELETHSISAWKEGKLHLSRQMDGNGRAHPKHLVHAGPYDSLKDVALKILQNKVSTIPIIHSSSRDGSFPQLLHLASLSGILKCICRHFRHSASSLPVLQLPICRIPLGTWVPKIGESNAQPFAMLRPNASLGDALSLLVQAEVSSIPIVDDNDSLLDIYSRSDITALAKDKAYAQIHLDEISIHQSAAPILLGIAIGTRCKFTVWILQWTEMSDVFGIRSSTQSDGAIGKSWCKETFDCGGW; this is encoded by the exons ATGTTTGGTTCTGGTGCAGCGACTGCCCATGATAATGCTGGAGTGGTTCCTATGCGCTTTGTGTGGCCTTACGGAGGGAGGAGTGTGTTTCTCAGTTTCTCTTTCACTGG TTGGACTGAACACATACCTATGTCTCCAATGGAGGGTTGCCCGACTGTGTTCCAAGTTATTTGCAGCTTAACACCGGGACACCACCAG TACAAATTTTTTGTTGACGGACAATGGCGGCATGATGAGCACCAACGTTCTGTAAGTGGGAATTATGGGGTAGTAAATACTGTTTTTGTACCAAGGGAACTGTACATGGATCCTCCAGTTTTTGATCTCGAGACATCTGGATCTAATATGGAGCTGGATGATGTCTTTTCACGTACA GAAGCAATCGCGAGGGTGTCAGAAGCTGATTTCCAGGTTTCTCATCACCGTATTTCTGCATTCTTAGCCACACATACTGCATATGAGCTGCTTCCTGAGTCAGGCAAG GTTGTTGCCTTGGATGTTAATGTACCAGTTAAGCAAGCATTCCATATTCTCCATGAACAG CGTGTCCCTATGGCTCCTCTTTGGGACTTTCTAAAGGGCCAGTTTGTTGGAGTTCTCAGTGCACTGGACTTTATCTTGATTCTGAGGGAG CTGGGGAATAATGGATCTAACTTGACGGAGGAAGAATTGGAGACACATAGTATATCAGCTTGGAAGGAAGGAAAATTACATCTTAGCAGACAAATGGATGGCAATGGGAGAGCACATCCTAAACATCTTGTACAT GCTGGGCCGTACGATTCCTTGAAAGATGTTGCATTGAAAATTTTGCAAAACAAAGTATCGACAATTCCCATTATTCATTCTTCTTCACGAGACGGTTCATTTCCCCAGCTATTGCATCTTGCTTCTCTTTCAGGAATACTAAAGT GTATATGCAGGCACTTTAGGCACTCTGCTAGCTCCTTGCCTGTTCTTCAACTACCAATTTGTAGAATTCCTCTAGGTACATGGGTTCCAAAAATTGGGGAATCAAATGCACAGCCATTTGCTATGTTGCGACCAAATGCTTCTCTTGGTGATGCCCTATCTCTGTTAGTTCAGG CTGAAGTAAGTTCAATACCAATTGTAGATGACAATGATTCACTCTTAGACATATACTCAAGGAG TGATATCACTGCTTTGGCAAAAGACAAAGCCTATGCACAGATTCATCTTGATGAAATCAGTATCCATCAG TCTGCTGCCCCTATTCTACTAGGCATTGCAATTGGGACAAGATGCAAATTCACCGTATGGATTCTACAATGGACAGAGATGTCAGATGTGTTTGGGATCCGATCCTCTACACAAAGTGATGGAGCAATTGGCAAATCCTG GTGTAAGGAGACTTTTGATTGTGGAGGCTGGTAG
- the LOC110620939 gene encoding sucrose nonfermenting 4-like protein isoform X4, which translates to MFGSGAATAHDNAGVVPMRFVWPYGGRSVFLSFSFTGWTEHIPMSPMEGCPTVFQVICSLTPGHHQYKFFVDGQWRHDEHQRSEAIARVSEADFQVSHHRISAFLATHTAYELLPESGKVVALDVNVPVKQAFHILHEQRVPMAPLWDFLKGQFVGVLSALDFILILRELGNNGSNLTEEELETHSISAWKEGKLHLSRQMDGNGRAHPKHLVHAGPYDSLKDVALKILQNKVSTIPIIHSSSRDGSFPQLLHLASLSGILKCICRHFRHSASSLPVLQLPICRIPLGTWVPKIGESNAQPFAMLRPNASLGDALSLLVQAEVSSIPIVDDNDSLLDIYSRSDITALAKDKAYAQIHLDEISIHQALQLGQDANSPYGFYNGQRCQMCLGSDPLHKVMEQLANPGVRRLLIVEAGSKRVEGIISLSDVFNFLLG; encoded by the exons ATGTTTGGTTCTGGTGCAGCGACTGCCCATGATAATGCTGGAGTGGTTCCTATGCGCTTTGTGTGGCCTTACGGAGGGAGGAGTGTGTTTCTCAGTTTCTCTTTCACTGG TTGGACTGAACACATACCTATGTCTCCAATGGAGGGTTGCCCGACTGTGTTCCAAGTTATTTGCAGCTTAACACCGGGACACCACCAG TACAAATTTTTTGTTGACGGACAATGGCGGCATGATGAGCACCAACGTTCT GAAGCAATCGCGAGGGTGTCAGAAGCTGATTTCCAGGTTTCTCATCACCGTATTTCTGCATTCTTAGCCACACATACTGCATATGAGCTGCTTCCTGAGTCAGGCAAG GTTGTTGCCTTGGATGTTAATGTACCAGTTAAGCAAGCATTCCATATTCTCCATGAACAG CGTGTCCCTATGGCTCCTCTTTGGGACTTTCTAAAGGGCCAGTTTGTTGGAGTTCTCAGTGCACTGGACTTTATCTTGATTCTGAGGGAG CTGGGGAATAATGGATCTAACTTGACGGAGGAAGAATTGGAGACACATAGTATATCAGCTTGGAAGGAAGGAAAATTACATCTTAGCAGACAAATGGATGGCAATGGGAGAGCACATCCTAAACATCTTGTACAT GCTGGGCCGTACGATTCCTTGAAAGATGTTGCATTGAAAATTTTGCAAAACAAAGTATCGACAATTCCCATTATTCATTCTTCTTCACGAGACGGTTCATTTCCCCAGCTATTGCATCTTGCTTCTCTTTCAGGAATACTAAAGT GTATATGCAGGCACTTTAGGCACTCTGCTAGCTCCTTGCCTGTTCTTCAACTACCAATTTGTAGAATTCCTCTAGGTACATGGGTTCCAAAAATTGGGGAATCAAATGCACAGCCATTTGCTATGTTGCGACCAAATGCTTCTCTTGGTGATGCCCTATCTCTGTTAGTTCAGG CTGAAGTAAGTTCAATACCAATTGTAGATGACAATGATTCACTCTTAGACATATACTCAAGGAG TGATATCACTGCTTTGGCAAAAGACAAAGCCTATGCACAGATTCATCTTGATGAAATCAGTATCCATCAG GCATTGCAATTGGGACAAGATGCAAATTCACCGTATGGATTCTACAATGGACAGAGATGTCAGATGTGTTTGGGATCCGATCCTCTACACAAAGTGATGGAGCAATTGGCAAATCCTG GTGTAAGGAGACTTTTGATTGTGGAGGCTGGTAGCAAGCGTGTTGAAGGGATCATCTCCTTGAGTGATGTGTTCAATTTTCTGCTTGGTTAG